The sequence TTTGTGGGATCCACAGAAGAAGAGTTTTTGGCCTTAAAGAACGTTTTCGAGGGCATGGGTGACCCTAAGAAAATACTCCACGTTGGCAAGGCGGGCGCAGGCTACGCAGTGAAGTTAATGATTAATCAACTATGGTTTTCCCACCTGGTTGCAACCGCTGAAGTGCTGGCAATTGGGGTCAAGGCCGGGGTCGAACTTGATGTTTTGGTGAAGTCTCTAGTTGCGTCTCCTGCCAACTCTAACTTTTTAGAACACGATGTTCTAAGCGTTCTGAACCACTCAGATTACGACGAGGGATTTGCCATCGACCTTGCCTGCAAGGACCTCGGTCTATCGATCGACCTTGCGCGTTCTGTTTCGGTGCCAGTTGAACTATCGGCAGTTGTTGAACAGATTTATCGCAGAGCAAAGTCTCAATATGGTGATAAGGCTGGAGAGATGACACCGATCAAACTTTATGAAGATCTAATTGGCCAAGATTTGAGGATGGCAATCCACGAAGATATAATTGGTCAAGATTTGAGGCTGGCAATATGAGTGAAGGTCGAAACCTTTCTGATTACGAACTCTTTTTAGACCCAAAACCACCCACCCACTTTGGTGTCGGAGCCGTTACTAAGGTTGGAGATTTAGCTAAGTCCCAAGGGGCAACGAAGGCCCTGATAGTTACAGATTCCTTTTTGGCTAAGTCGGAGATCTTACTAAAGGTCGAAGCTTCACTCAGGGCCAGTGGAATCTCTGTTCAGGTGTTCGACGGTGTAACGCCGAACCCAACCACAGCTTGCGTGGACGCGGGATCCGATGTTGCAAGGGATTCAGGTTGCGATATTTTGATTGCGTTGGGCGGGGGATCTTCCATGGATACCGCAAAGGGCGTCTCGCTCGGAGCACTTAACCCGCAACGCGGACTCGGCCTTGACTATAGGACTGAGTTTGAGCAGCCGGGTTTACCAATCATTGCAATTCCAACCACGGCCGGAACCGGGTCTGAGGTGAATGCTTTTGGAGTTATCACCGATGAGGCCAGCCACACACGCTTTTATGTTGGACATTCTTCGGCCTTGGCGAAAGCGGCAATCCTTGATCCAGAACTAACTTTGGGCCTGCCTCCAAAATCAACCGCAGCTACCGGCATGGACGTATTGGTTCATGCTGTCGAGTCATATATATCAATTAGGTCTAATCCATATTCGGATGGTATTGCGCTAAAGACAATAGAAACCGTGAATCAGTTTCTTGAAATTGCAGTTAGTGATGGCTCAGATTTAGAAGCCAGATCTCAGATGCTTTTGGCTTCGCACGTGGTCGGAGTTGGTTTCTCACACACCGGTTTGGGCCTAGTCCACGGGATCGGCCACTCTCTTGGAGGGCACTTCAATATTCCACACGGAGTAGCCCTTTGTTTAGTTCTAGAAGAGACCCTGAAATTCAATCTTTCTAATTGCACTGTCCGGATGGCACAGATTAGCTTCGCTTTGGGGGTAGGAAGCACTCAATCCGACGACGCAGCAAATGCTTCGGCAAGCATCGAGCGCATTGCGGATTTAGTGGAAAAGGTCGGCCTCAAGGCCAGGCTGTCCGATTTTGGAATCACCGCCTCCGATATTCCGATGATTGCTCAGACTGCGGCGATGGACGCGGTAACTCTAAACAATCCAATCAATCCCACAGTTCAGCAAATTCAAGAGATTCTAGAAAGAGTGTTATGAGCATCAGCCAGGCGCAAGAGCAGAGCGTTTTAGACCTAGTTCCTACCGGCGTATACATTTCGGGAATCTGGCGCGATTCATCGGATGGAAAGACAATCAACGTAGAGGATCCAGCAACCGGGAAGACCCTGGTAAAAGTCGCCGATGCCTCTTATGAGGATGGCCAAGAGGCAATTAGCGCCGCCCATGAAGCTCAAGAGGCTTGGGGTAGAACCGCACCTCGCTTCCGGGCAGAGATTCTTCGCTCAGCTTTCGAGAGAGTGACTGAACTCAGTGATGAGTTCGCGACCCTAATGTCCTTAGAGATGGGTAAGCCTTTTGCGGAGGCCAAGGGTGAGGTTGCCTATGGCAGCGAGTTCCTTAGGTGGTTTTCTGAGGAGGCGGTTCGGGCCTACGGTCGCTATTCAATTGCACCCGATGGCAACAACCGAATTATGGTGCTTAAAAAGCCGGTTGGCCCAAGTCTGTTTATCACTCCGTGGAACTTCCCACTGGCGATGGCCACTCGTAAGATTGCGCCTGCGATTGCTGCCGGTTGCACAATGATTTTGAAGCCCGCCGCCCTTACTCCCCTCACCTCCCTTTTATTTGCCAAGGTTCTCGAAGAAGTCGGACTTCCGAAGGGCGTCCTGAACATAATCACGACCTCAAGGCCGGGTGAGGTAACTGGCCCAATTATTAAAGACGAGCGACTCAGGAAACTTTCTTTCACTGGCTCAACCCAGGTTGGCCGAAAATTAATAGCCGATTCCGCGGACCAGGTGTTGAGGGTCTCAATGGAACTTGGTGGTAACGCCCCGCTCTTGGTTTTCGAGGACGCGGACATTGATAAGGCGGTTGAGGGGACCATCATCGCGAAGCTTAGAAATATGGGAGAGGCTTGCACCGCCGCTAACCGCATTCTGGTTCACGAATCTATTGCCGCAGAGTTCTCCCAAAAGCTAGTCAACAAAATGAGCACCCTAAAACTGGCCCGAGGCCTCGAAGAGGGCGCGAATATTGGCCCGCTTATCGAAGAGAAGGCACGCGTTGCAGTCCACGCGCTAGTGCAGGAGGCTGTGGCAAAGGGGGCAACGGTGCTCACGGGTGGTCAGATTCCGGAGGGTGAAGGATTCTTCTATCCGCCAACCGTGCTGACAAACGTCCCAGCCACCGCGAGCATTCTTAGAAACGAAATCTTTGGCCCAGTCGCGCCGATCATAACTTTCAAAGATGAGGCGGAGGCAATAGCTATTGCCAACGACACCGAATACGGCCTGGTTGCATATGCCTTTACTAACGATCTAAATCGCGGCCTGCGCTTGGCTGAGAAATTAGAGGTTGGGATGTTGGGTTTGAACACCGGCCTGGTTTCAAACGCCGCAGCACCTTTTGGTGGTGTGAAATCCTCCGGCATGGGTCGTGAGGGTGGAGCGGAAGGTATCTCCGAGTACCTGGAAACCGTTTATGTCGGGATTGCTAACCCGATGGCTTAGACCCGAACAAGGGCCTAATCTTGACACATGCCTAATTGCACGGTGGTCGCCACCTTTAGTCCAAAACCTGAGCACCTTCAAGCGGTATCTGAATTTCTCCTTGAGATTGCTAAAGAGGTTAGACAAGAGCCTGGCTGCGAGTACTACGACCTCTATCAAGAGGTCTCGGGAAGGCTAATGTTCATTGAGGCCTGGGAATCTAGAGAGTTGTGGCAAAACCACAACGATGCCCCGTCGGTGGCAAAGCTGCGTGCCTTCATTGAAAACAAGCTGCTTGAGCCACTTCTGGTTCAAGAAATGTATCGACTTTAAGCTTCGAGCATGCAGAACGCTAGTTCGTATTAACCACGGACTTTTTCTTAGAAAAGCCCATAGCTTTGGCGTCTAGCCTTGAGGTTAGGGCCATGTGTGGGATCGTGAGTGCCCAAACCACAGCCAATAAGAGCCACAATAGGTCGGCACCGAGGTCAAAGTTTCCGGTGATGCCCAAAACTACTGTGAATCCAATCACGATGGCTAGTGCTGGAAGCCCTGCCGCCACTGCCAACCAAAATGCCCTAAGGGGTTTTTGGCGCTCATGGGCCTTGATAGAGCTAGGAAGTTCTAGGGTCAGCCTGCCGGTGTGTCTAAGCGCGTGCCAAAAACCAAAATAAAAGGCGAAGGCTACAAGTGGGGGTGCTATCAAGCTAATCGCCAAGAGCGCCGCCAGGTCTATTGCCTCAGCGCGGCGACCCTTGAAGAGCATTACTGAAGTGACAAATAGATTTAGAGTCACCACCACCCAGAAAAGCTGCTCTGTGATCGGGTTGGCCCAGCCACTAAGAATTGGATTTACAGTCTCGAGTGCCTCGGTTGACCGCGAGTTCAATAATGGGATAAAGACCGGCGTGAAGCCTGCCGCCAAGGCAAATAAGACCTTCGGAAAGCCAGTTCTATTTGAGCGAGCATCCATCTCAGAAATAAATGAGGCGTCTCCAATTCCGAAGTGCAATGCGCTGATCAGGACAATCAGTTGAAAACCGATCAGATTATTGGACAAAATGAACCAAATGCACAGGCCGGTGACCGTTAGATAGCCAATTAGAAAAAGCGCCATTTTGAAAAATTTAAACTTAGGCACAGTGATCAGGTGGTCAACCGCTCCATGCGGGATGCCTATAGCCAGTGCGGTGATGGCTAACACCACCTGCCAGGAAATGCTGTGTGGCAACAAAATATTTAGAGGGATGGAAATAATGATTCCAGCGAAAATGCTGTATCGGGAGACGGTCCGAAGCTGAACCAATAGCCTTAGTTGAGACTCAAGCACGAGTTGATTCTAGCCTTGGGAGTAAATTGTTTGGACAGTGGTCCTACGCAGCAATGCTTTTATTCGTGATCGGCGCTTCCTGGTGGCTTGAGTTGGCGTTCAGGCTTCGAGTTTTGAGAAACCCGAAGCGGCTTTTTTTGACTATTGGATTAGTCTCACCCTGGTTTGTGATTTGGGACGCTTATGCAACAGCACAAGGACACTGGTTCTTTGACCGAAGCCTCACTCTGGGTATCTATGGGCCTTTCGGCCTGCCGCTTGAAGAGTATCTGTTTTTTGTTTTCATTCCAATCGCTGCACTGCTCACCCTCGAGGGAGTCGAGTCGGTAATGCGAACGCTCAAAAAACTAGCGACTAGAAAAAAGGTGACACCTTGAGCTACAGCGCCTTGGCAATAATTTCGGTAGTGGTGTCATTATTTCTAGAAGCCAGAGTAATTAGGTCCGGAATTTTCAAAAGGCCAAGCTTCTACATGGCTTATCTAATCGTGGTTTTCTTTCAGCTTCTCACAAACTCCTACCTGACCTCCAGCGGCATAGTGACCTATTCACCCGAGGCAATATTTGGCTTTAGAGTCGCAAACGCTCCCGTGGAGGATCTGCTTTTTGGTTTTAGCCTCGTAGTTTTAACGATGGCGGTTTGGGTTCGCTTATCAAGATTCGGCACTAGTCCAAAAGAAAAAACTAGCTCCTCGTCCGATGAAAAGCAGCATGATTAAGACATGGAAGATCTAGCAATCACGGCAGCCGCGCTCTTTGGCGGTCTCATTTTTTTATCGGTTGTTGATTTGATTCTGGCGGTGCTGGCCAGAAAAAAGGTAATCAAATTCTGGATTGCAATATTGATGAACACGGTGCTTGGATTATTGGCAATTTTGGGCATTAGTGTGGCATGGGCGTTGGGCATGGTTCCGTTTGTTGCAGTAGCAGTCTCTTCGATCATATTGACTTGGCCTGCCAAACGGAAAAAATAGCCGCCAGCATCCGATTGGCGCAACCCACTCAAACCCTTTAGTCTTTCGGACATGTCAAATTCGACCAAGATAACGCTAGAAACTCGCGGCCATGTTTTGTTGATCGGCCTAAATCGCCCAGACAAACTCAATGCCGCAGATCTTGAAATGCTGCACGCGCTCTCAACGGCTTACGGTCAGTTGGACAGCGACCCCAGCCTTAGAGTCGGCCTGGTCTACGCCCACGGTGATCACTTCACCGCCGGTCTCGATCTAGTGGATATTGGACCCAAGATGACGAGCGGGCAACTAAACCTGATT is a genomic window of Candidatus Aquiluna sp. UB-MaderosW2red containing:
- a CDS encoding NAD(P)-dependent oxidoreductase is translated as MFDNQNAVIGFIGLGNMGSGMTKNLQKNGFKLIVHDVRKEAAADLLAAGAVWADTPAEVAAHSDVVITMLPTPKLLDFVAMGPDGILTGMKKDGWWVDMSTSVPEVTERARSFSEELQVHIVDAPVAGMSAGARNGTLQIFVGSTEEEFLALKNVFEGMGDPKKILHVGKAGAGYAVKLMINQLWFSHLVATAEVLAIGVKAGVELDVLVKSLVASPANSNFLEHDVLSVLNHSDYDEGFAIDLACKDLGLSIDLARSVSVPVELSAVVEQIYRRAKSQYGDKAGEMTPIKLYEDLIGQDLRMAIHEDIIGQDLRLAI
- a CDS encoding iron-containing alcohol dehydrogenase, translating into MSEGRNLSDYELFLDPKPPTHFGVGAVTKVGDLAKSQGATKALIVTDSFLAKSEILLKVEASLRASGISVQVFDGVTPNPTTACVDAGSDVARDSGCDILIALGGGSSMDTAKGVSLGALNPQRGLGLDYRTEFEQPGLPIIAIPTTAGTGSEVNAFGVITDEASHTRFYVGHSSALAKAAILDPELTLGLPPKSTAATGMDVLVHAVESYISIRSNPYSDGIALKTIETVNQFLEIAVSDGSDLEARSQMLLASHVVGVGFSHTGLGLVHGIGHSLGGHFNIPHGVALCLVLEETLKFNLSNCTVRMAQISFALGVGSTQSDDAANASASIERIADLVEKVGLKARLSDFGITASDIPMIAQTAAMDAVTLNNPINPTVQQIQEILERVL
- a CDS encoding NAD-dependent succinate-semialdehyde dehydrogenase is translated as MSISQAQEQSVLDLVPTGVYISGIWRDSSDGKTINVEDPATGKTLVKVADASYEDGQEAISAAHEAQEAWGRTAPRFRAEILRSAFERVTELSDEFATLMSLEMGKPFAEAKGEVAYGSEFLRWFSEEAVRAYGRYSIAPDGNNRIMVLKKPVGPSLFITPWNFPLAMATRKIAPAIAAGCTMILKPAALTPLTSLLFAKVLEEVGLPKGVLNIITTSRPGEVTGPIIKDERLRKLSFTGSTQVGRKLIADSADQVLRVSMELGGNAPLLVFEDADIDKAVEGTIIAKLRNMGEACTAANRILVHESIAAEFSQKLVNKMSTLKLARGLEEGANIGPLIEEKARVAVHALVQEAVAKGATVLTGGQIPEGEGFFYPPTVLTNVPATASILRNEIFGPVAPIITFKDEAEAIAIANDTEYGLVAYAFTNDLNRGLRLAEKLEVGMLGLNTGLVSNAAAPFGGVKSSGMGREGGAEGISEYLETVYVGIANPMA
- a CDS encoding putative quinol monooxygenase, translating into MPNCTVVATFSPKPEHLQAVSEFLLEIAKEVRQEPGCEYYDLYQEVSGRLMFIEAWESRELWQNHNDAPSVAKLRAFIENKLLEPLLVQEMYRL
- a CDS encoding Brp/Blh family beta-carotene 15,15'-dioxygenase → MLESQLRLLVQLRTVSRYSIFAGIIISIPLNILLPHSISWQVVLAITALAIGIPHGAVDHLITVPKFKFFKMALFLIGYLTVTGLCIWFILSNNLIGFQLIVLISALHFGIGDASFISEMDARSNRTGFPKVLFALAAGFTPVFIPLLNSRSTEALETVNPILSGWANPITEQLFWVVVTLNLFVTSVMLFKGRRAEAIDLAALLAISLIAPPLVAFAFYFGFWHALRHTGRLTLELPSSIKAHERQKPLRAFWLAVAAGLPALAIVIGFTVVLGITGNFDLGADLLWLLLAVVWALTIPHMALTSRLDAKAMGFSKKKSVVNTN
- a CDS encoding lycopene cyclase domain-containing protein — translated: MFGQWSYAAMLLFVIGASWWLELAFRLRVLRNPKRLFLTIGLVSPWFVIWDAYATAQGHWFFDRSLTLGIYGPFGLPLEEYLFFVFIPIAALLTLEGVESVMRTLKKLATRKKVTP
- a CDS encoding lycopene cyclase domain-containing protein, with product MSYSALAIISVVVSLFLEARVIRSGIFKRPSFYMAYLIVVFFQLLTNSYLTSSGIVTYSPEAIFGFRVANAPVEDLLFGFSLVVLTMAVWVRLSRFGTSPKEKTSSSSDEKQHD